In a single window of the Heliangelus exortis chromosome 1, bHelExo1.hap1, whole genome shotgun sequence genome:
- the SERPINE3 gene encoding serpin E3 encodes MLPISFSAFILSAWCFTKGNSISYDELKELKTEFAIKLYKHVSETENRTNLILSPASVAISLELLQFGAQGNTFAELQDALGYNIHDPSVEGFLHAADEGGTEPSPGRVVQLASSFFVDAGVQLSPHFVARVARWANSSLQQANFTDLNRTTAQIEEWITGNLRDGDVHGMPLESAGSPLSQVTLVSTMYFKSTWQKKFSFMDTQMLPFTTAEGSTLKVPTMHHTDEVNYGQFQTIALEAVSVMELPYLGEKLSMFLVLPSHKGTTLSQVESHLSAKTITLWANSLKRMKMDIFLPRFSIQSLFDLKTVFSALGIRDAFDPITANFKGISEQSSLYISEAIHKAEIEVTEDGTKASGATAMVLLKRSRTPIFKADRPFLFFLRQATTGSVLFIGRVTNPA; translated from the exons ATGTTGCCCATTTCCTTCTCTGCATTTATCCTGTCTGCTTGGTGCTTTACCAAAGGAAACAGCATCTCCTATGATGAGCTGAAAGAACTGAAGACTGAATTTGCCATCAAGCTCTACAAGCATGTATCTGAAACAGAGAACAGAACCAACCTGATACTCTCACCAGCAAGTGTGGCAATTTctttggagctgctgcagtttgGAGCTCAAGGAAATAcctttgcagagctgcaggatgcCCTCGGATACAACATTCATG atCCAAGTGTGGAGGGTTTCTTGCATGCAGCGGATGAGGGAGGGACtgagcccagcccaggcagggtgGTTCAGCTGGCATCTTCCTTCTTCGTGGATGCTGGGGTGCAGCTCTCACCCCACTTCGTTGCACGTGTTGCACGCTGGGCAAACAGCAGCCTGCAGCAAGCCAACTTCACTGACCTCAACAGAACCACAGCCCAAATAGAAGAATGGATCACCGGGAACCTCAGAG atggGGATGTGCACGGCATGCCACTGGAGAGTGCAGGGTCACCACTCAGCCAGGTCACCTTGGTGAGCACCATGTACTTCAAAAGCACGTGGCAAAAGAAGTTTTCCTTTATGGATACCCAGATGTTGCCTTTTACCACGGCGGAGGGCTCAACCCTGAAAGTGCCCACAATGCATCACACGGATGAAGTTAACTATG GCCAATTTCAGACCATAGCCCTGGAAGCTGTCAGTGTGATGGAGTTACCATACCTGGGGGAGAAACTCAGCATGTTCCTAGTGCTTCCCAGCCACAAAGGAACAACTTTGTCCCAGGTCGAGTCTCACCTTTCTGCTAAAACCATAACCCTCTGGGCCAACAGCTTAAAGAGAATGAAGATGGACATTTTTCTACCTAG GTTCAGTATTCAAAGCCTTTTTGACCTAAAGACAGTTTTTTCTGCCTTGGGAATTAGAGATGCATTTGATCCCATCACTGCTAATTTTAAAGGTATTTCAG agcAAAGTAGCCTTTATATTTCAGAAGCTATTCACAAAGCAGAGATTGAAGTAACAGAAGATGGTACGAAGGCATCAGGAGCTACTG CGATGGTGTTACTGAAAAGATCTCGAACACCTATTTTCAAAGCAGACAGACCCTTCTTGTTCTTCCTGAGACAAGCTACCACAG GTTCAGTGCTCTTTATAGGAAGAGTCACAAATCCTGCATAA